A single window of Candidatus Rhabdochlamydia oedothoracis DNA harbors:
- a CDS encoding helix-turn-helix domain-containing protein: MPKGYHHLTYDQRCQIYILQAREDTSSSIATILKVHHSTISRELKRNKGQRGYCKNYFVFHVSLKKSFFPRL; encoded by the coding sequence TTGCCTAAAGGCTACCATCACCTAACCTATGACCAAAGATGTCAGATTTATATTTTACAAGCTAGAGAAGATACATCTAGCTCAATAGCAACCATTCTAAAAGTTCATCATAGCACTATTAGTAGGGAACTTAAGAGAAATAAAGGACAACGAGGATACTGTAAGAATTACTTCGTATTCCATGTCTCTCTTAAGAAGAGCTTTTTTCCCAGGCTGTGA
- the pgeF gene encoding peptidoglycan editing factor PgeF, which yields MLRKKSGEIEWLEFELLQEVPHLKSGVFLRHGGISQGPFTSLNLGANTGEHVTYHRKQVQQLFNFKEIVTGNQVHGVHAEWIQSFKQDVGNCDILLTDLSEIGLLITHADCQAAIFYDPLRKAIANTHAGWRGNVANVYRETVRAMHKAFGSNPADLLVCISPSLGPKHAEFKNYKKEFTPDFWKYQVTPFHFDLWAIAKDQLEEAGVLLSHIEIASMCTYCNAEDFYSYRRDQITGRNGTIIGFTEKAFD from the coding sequence ATGTTGCGTAAAAAATCAGGTGAGATCGAATGGCTAGAATTTGAACTTTTACAAGAGGTTCCCCATCTTAAATCGGGAGTTTTTTTAAGACATGGAGGAATCAGCCAAGGTCCTTTTACATCGCTTAATTTGGGAGCAAATACGGGCGAACATGTAACTTATCATCGCAAGCAAGTGCAGCAGCTATTTAATTTTAAAGAAATAGTGACGGGGAACCAAGTGCATGGAGTTCATGCTGAATGGATACAATCATTTAAGCAGGATGTAGGAAATTGTGATATTTTACTAACCGATTTGTCTGAGATCGGCTTATTAATTACTCACGCAGATTGTCAGGCTGCAATTTTTTATGATCCCTTACGAAAGGCAATAGCCAATACACATGCAGGTTGGAGAGGAAATGTGGCTAATGTATATCGTGAAACAGTAAGAGCTATGCATAAAGCCTTTGGTTCTAATCCCGCTGATTTACTGGTTTGCATTTCGCCAAGCCTTGGCCCAAAACACGCAGAGTTTAAAAACTATAAGAAGGAATTTACCCCTGATTTCTGGAAATACCAAGTAACACCGTTTCATTTTGATTTATGGGCTATTGCTAAAGATCAATTAGAGGAAGCAGGGGTGTTACTTTCTCATATTGAGATTGCAAGCATGTGTACATATTGCAACGCAGAGGATTTTTATTCCTATCGCCGAGATCAAATAACAGGAAGAAATGGGACAATCATTGGCTTTACTGAGAAGGCATTTGATTAA
- a CDS encoding IS30 family transposase encodes MIFNNQTQGETLPKGYHHLTYDQRCQIYILKARGDTSSSIANILKVHHSTISRELKRNKGQRGYRHQQAQEKAFLRKNSQPNKKMTPQIVTRIEEKIKLQWSPIQISGWLKRHGKEHVSHETIYNHIWKDKRQGGQLYRELRHRGKKYNKQRKGASGRGNMPGRIDIKQRPCIVEKKTRLGDWELDTVIGAGHKGVIVSMVERTSKLTKLAKVSHKTAEEVSQALIEQLKPIKDFVHTLTADNGKEFAYHQMVSFELETDFYFATPYHSWERGLNEHTNGLVRQYFPKTQSFLDTTSKDIERVETLLNNRPRKALNFETPLEVFTRLSTNMLCSGAQ; translated from the coding sequence GTGATTTTTAACAATCAAACACAAGGAGAGACCTTGCCTAAAGGCTACCATCACCTAACCTATGACCAAAGATGTCAGATTTATATTTTAAAAGCTAGAGGAGATACATCTAGCTCAATAGCAAACATTCTAAAAGTTCATCATAGCACTATTAGTAGGGAACTTAAGAGAAATAAAGGGCAACGAGGATACCGTCATCAGCAAGCTCAAGAAAAAGCATTTCTTAGAAAAAATTCTCAGCCCAATAAAAAAATGACTCCTCAAATAGTTACCCGTATTGAAGAAAAAATCAAGTTGCAATGGAGCCCTATACAAATATCCGGATGGCTTAAAAGACATGGTAAAGAACATGTTAGTCATGAGACCATCTATAATCATATCTGGAAAGATAAACGACAGGGAGGACAGCTTTATAGAGAGCTCCGTCATCGAGGGAAAAAATATAACAAGCAGAGAAAGGGAGCTTCTGGAAGAGGGAACATGCCTGGTCGTATAGATATTAAGCAACGGCCTTGTATTGTAGAAAAAAAGACTCGTTTAGGAGACTGGGAACTAGATACAGTCATAGGGGCAGGACATAAAGGCGTAATTGTATCAATGGTAGAAAGAACTTCCAAGCTAACTAAGCTCGCCAAAGTTTCTCATAAAACTGCAGAGGAAGTAAGTCAAGCGTTAATTGAACAACTTAAACCTATCAAAGATTTTGTACACACATTAACAGCAGACAACGGAAAAGAATTTGCCTATCACCAAATGGTTAGTTTCGAGCTAGAGACAGACTTCTACTTTGCAACGCCCTACCATTCTTGGGAAAGAGGCTTAAATGAGCATACAAACGGACTAGTTAGGCAATATTTTCCTAAAACACAAAGCTTTTTAGATACGACTTCCAAGGATATAGAAAGGGTGGAAACTTTACTAAATAACAGACCTAGAAAGGCTCTCAACTTCGAAACTCCACTAGAAGTGTTTACGAGATTATCTACAAACATGCTATGCTCGGGTGCACAATAG
- a CDS encoding IS630 family transposase yields the protein MKKLIPSQRADLEHKLKHPKDYSERNRLCVILGYDEGISTKNLAKTLRISPITVQKYLREYDSENKTGSSPRGGSKSKLSQDQKESLLKHLHEKTYLKVKGIIAYVHEQYGIKYSRSGMTDWLIQHGFVYKRPKKIPGKLAPEKQRIFIEQYRALKETLNPDEEIYFIDAVHPEHQSQAVCGWIKKGVQKTLQTSGKQLRLHFAGALCLTNEDFTEEYKTVDADAMLDFFKKLEKQTEARIIHVIWIMQDQTKIRRN from the coding sequence ATGAAAAAACTGATCCCTAGCCAGAGAGCTGACTTAGAACACAAGTTAAAGCATCCAAAAGACTATTCTGAACGGAATAGGCTTTGTGTAATTTTGGGCTATGATGAGGGTATCTCAACAAAAAATCTTGCTAAAACACTCCGGATAAGCCCTATCACTGTTCAGAAATACCTCAGAGAATATGATTCCGAAAATAAAACTGGAAGTAGCCCTCGAGGCGGTAGCAAATCAAAACTTTCACAAGACCAAAAAGAGTCTCTACTAAAACACCTACATGAAAAGACCTATCTTAAAGTCAAAGGGATCATAGCTTATGTGCATGAGCAATATGGGATAAAATATTCCCGAAGTGGCATGACAGATTGGCTCATACAGCACGGATTTGTTTATAAACGTCCTAAAAAGATTCCTGGGAAATTAGCTCCTGAAAAACAACGAATTTTCATAGAACAATATAGGGCTTTAAAGGAGACCTTAAACCCTGATGAAGAGATCTATTTCATAGATGCTGTGCATCCTGAACATCAGTCCCAAGCCGTATGTGGATGGATCAAAAAAGGCGTTCAAAAGACTTTGCAGACATCCGGGAAACAATTGCGATTGCATTTTGCTGGAGCTCTTTGCCTGACGAATGAAGATTTTACAGAGGAATATAAGACAGTTGATGCCGATGCAATGCTCGATTTTTTCAAGAAGCTAGAAAAACAGACAGAGGCTCGAATTATTCATGTAATTTGGATAATGCAAGATCAAACAAAAATAAGAAGAAACTAG
- a CDS encoding bifunctional cytidylyltransferase/SDR family oxidoreductase: MIVAILLMAGSGTRFGSQIPKQFHRLSGKKIYHHTLDKFLNTQLFSRIILVCAPEYIKQIQKETSFNDQVYVIAGGSNRQASSLKGLLACPSHTEIVVIHDAVRPFVSKEILQKNISLASLHKAVDTCITCSDTLVHTMDLKQIHAIPPRSQYLRGQTPQSFSYALILEAHLNAIQKNSSDDCSLVLAKDHQVFITEGSEYNIKITTELDLFLAEQIFRLQYSDTKSSLKTLKNKRYIITGGSGGIGQAIIKSLEKEGAKAIDVSRSSKSYPANLCCPSDVEKVFTDIFNDFGSVDGLINSIGFFIKKPFIRLSEQEIQEIVAANLTSVLFCCKYAQIKPQGHILNMASSSYSRGRKNYTIYASCKAAIVNFTQGLAEEYSHLYINAIAPQRTATAMRHREFPREDPSILLSTEEVAEAILNCLKSCITGSLIEVKFKPNSKDL, translated from the coding sequence ATGATTGTAGCAATTCTTCTCATGGCTGGATCTGGAACTAGATTTGGCAGCCAAATCCCGAAACAATTTCATCGCTTATCTGGAAAAAAGATCTATCACCACACCTTAGATAAATTCTTAAATACGCAACTTTTTTCCCGTATTATTCTGGTTTGTGCACCTGAATATATCAAACAAATCCAAAAAGAGACTTCTTTTAATGATCAGGTTTATGTGATTGCAGGAGGATCAAACCGCCAGGCATCTTCTTTGAAAGGATTATTAGCTTGTCCTTCTCATACGGAAATTGTTGTGATTCACGATGCAGTCAGGCCTTTTGTCAGCAAAGAAATTTTACAAAAAAATATTTCTCTTGCTAGCCTGCATAAAGCTGTTGATACTTGCATTACCTGTAGTGACACTCTTGTTCATACAATGGATTTAAAGCAAATTCATGCAATCCCTCCTCGTAGTCAATACCTACGAGGACAAACCCCACAGAGTTTTTCCTATGCTCTTATTTTAGAAGCTCACTTAAATGCTATCCAAAAAAACAGTTCTGATGATTGCTCTCTTGTGCTTGCTAAAGATCATCAAGTATTCATTACAGAAGGAAGTGAGTACAATATTAAAATCACAACAGAGTTAGACTTATTTTTAGCAGAGCAAATTTTTCGTCTACAATATTCTGATACAAAGTCTAGCCTAAAAACACTAAAAAATAAACGTTATATTATTACGGGAGGATCTGGAGGGATCGGACAGGCAATTATTAAAAGCTTAGAAAAAGAGGGTGCGAAAGCAATCGATGTATCTCGATCTTCTAAAAGCTATCCTGCTAATTTATGTTGCCCTAGTGATGTAGAAAAAGTATTTACAGATATTTTTAATGATTTTGGTTCAGTAGATGGATTAATTAATAGTATTGGATTTTTTATAAAAAAACCTTTTATACGACTTTCAGAACAAGAAATTCAAGAGATCGTCGCAGCTAATTTAACCAGTGTACTCTTCTGTTGCAAATATGCTCAAATAAAACCGCAAGGTCATATTCTCAATATGGCCTCTTCCAGCTATTCTCGTGGCAGAAAAAACTATACCATTTATGCCAGTTGCAAAGCTGCCATTGTGAACTTTACACAAGGACTAGCAGAAGAATACTCTCATCTTTATATCAATGCGATTGCCCCACAAAGAACCGCTACAGCTATGCGCCATCGAGAATTCCCCAGAGAAGATCCTTCTATCCTACTTTCTACAGAAGAAGTAGCAGAAGCCATTCTTAACTGCCTTAAATCCTGTATTACAGGTAGCCTTATCGAAGTGAAATTCAAGCCGAATTCCAAAGATCTTTAA
- a CDS encoding protein arginine kinase produces MEKSNLPNTLFSHTPWENQTNAIWPATCFSLSRNLASYHFPAKMLDDEFERVYSILCNGLSSCLPKSIALKNTQLSALDKEFLFEHFLFLENLANTHSHQGFVLDENGLFFVQINKEDHLHICCVDYQGEWETTWNRLNQIETDLNKTLDFSFSHKFGFLTSYPQHSGTALRVHAYLHLPAIIHCGQLQELLTKSQQENIYAIGMSGTLEELIGDLIILSNVYTLGINEETILYSLHTTIMNFMALEKTLRTHLKEKGNSEIKDQISRAYGLLLHSYQIQEKEALNALSLIKLGLELNWVKGVSEKTINNLLFTCRRAHLTYICNTALSDPQESARKRAEFLHKQLQGIALSI; encoded by the coding sequence ATGGAAAAATCTAACTTACCAAATACTCTTTTTTCTCATACCCCTTGGGAAAATCAAACAAATGCCATCTGGCCTGCTACTTGTTTTTCCTTAAGTCGTAATCTAGCTAGCTATCATTTCCCTGCAAAAATGCTCGATGATGAATTTGAAAGGGTTTATAGCATCTTATGTAATGGTCTATCTTCTTGTTTGCCTAAATCCATTGCATTAAAAAATACCCAACTTTCTGCTCTTGACAAGGAATTTTTATTTGAACATTTTTTATTTTTAGAAAATCTGGCTAATACCCATTCTCATCAAGGATTTGTTCTTGATGAGAATGGGTTATTCTTTGTGCAAATTAATAAAGAGGATCATTTACATATCTGTTGTGTTGATTATCAAGGAGAATGGGAAACAACCTGGAATCGGCTCAATCAAATAGAAACGGATTTAAATAAAACTCTTGATTTCTCTTTCTCCCATAAATTTGGTTTTTTAACTTCTTATCCTCAACATTCAGGAACAGCTCTTAGAGTACATGCTTATTTACATCTACCCGCTATTATTCACTGTGGACAGCTACAAGAACTACTAACTAAAAGCCAACAAGAAAATATATATGCTATAGGCATGTCAGGTACATTAGAAGAGTTAATCGGCGATCTTATTATTTTAAGCAATGTCTATACATTAGGTATAAATGAGGAAACAATTCTCTATTCCTTACATACGACAATTATGAATTTTATGGCTTTAGAAAAGACATTACGCACCCATTTAAAAGAAAAAGGCAACTCAGAAATTAAAGATCAGATAAGTCGTGCTTATGGCCTTCTTTTACACTCTTACCAAATACAAGAAAAAGAAGCGCTAAATGCTTTAAGCTTAATTAAGCTTGGTTTAGAACTCAACTGGGTTAAAGGAGTTTCTGAAAAAACCATTAATAATCTATTATTTACATGTAGACGCGCTCATCTGACTTATATTTGTAATACAGCCCTTTCAGATCCTCAAGAAAGCGCTAGAAAACGCGCAGAGTTCTTACATAAACAGCTGCAAGGAATAGCTTTAAGCATTTAA
- a CDS encoding transposase family protein, with product MSCLFFFLILLCISNLKRLGKKHDVRLFKESRVRRTDQRCGMTDSGYTGIKKIQKNSRLPKKSSKKKPLTKEEKKQNQEISSERVVNENVIGSLKRCKILSGKYRNRRKRFGLRFNLIAGIYNYEIFI from the coding sequence ATCTCCTGCCTATTCTTTTTTTTAATTCTTCTGTGCATTTCAAACTTGAAAAGACTTGGCAAAAAACATGATGTTAGACTGTTTAAAGAGAGTAGGGTACGGAGGACAGATCAACGTTGTGGTATGACCGACAGTGGTTATACAGGCATAAAAAAGATTCAAAAAAACTCAAGACTTCCAAAAAAATCCAGTAAGAAGAAGCCGTTAACAAAAGAAGAGAAAAAGCAGAATCAAGAGATTTCCTCTGAGCGAGTTGTTAATGAAAACGTGATTGGCAGTCTAAAAAGATGTAAAATTTTAAGTGGCAAATATAGGAACAGAAGAAAAAGGTTTGGTTTACGGTTTAATCTTATTGCTGGAATCTACAATTATGAAATTTTTATTTAA
- a CDS encoding MFS transporter, with translation MNYCFKPTLCRSLCLLWCSHLILDFFTGIWPIYKTLFHIDLTKAGILAGISGFMGESLQLGFGYTSDRGHRKVIMMLGLGLASSILWMTFTDHLFFSFCLLLLMMLGSSSFHPAAVGFASKLSENHKGRYILLFSSSGAIGLAISQLTFIKTIAFFNGHALIFYIPVLILLILLLFYPLDAKIETTPFSIKQALQLFLQHKRLLLPLYLIQIANVTLSAAFIFLLPDLMQTKECHIWLCQGGAHFCFILGGAVCMIITGYLCDRYNCKYVLLTVIISALFLFYSFLLQSSIPSWKTVIFLTCLGGMIGTMNPLVVSWANQCLSEHPSTISALLMGSAWCIANLGPTWAGLISKTVSMQPIISTLYIMSSLMVVAFFLVLITPQGSTVKTIVD, from the coding sequence ATGAATTACTGTTTCAAACCTACTTTGTGCAGAAGCTTATGCCTCTTATGGTGTAGCCATTTAATTCTTGATTTCTTTACGGGCATTTGGCCTATCTATAAAACGCTATTCCATATTGATTTGACTAAAGCAGGTATTCTTGCAGGCATAAGTGGATTTATGGGAGAATCTCTACAACTGGGTTTTGGCTATACATCCGATCGAGGACATCGCAAGGTAATCATGATGTTAGGGCTTGGACTTGCTTCATCTATTCTATGGATGACATTTACCGACCATCTATTTTTTTCTTTTTGTCTACTTCTTTTGATGATGCTTGGTTCTTCTTCCTTTCATCCTGCTGCAGTTGGTTTTGCAAGCAAATTATCAGAGAATCATAAAGGACGTTATATTCTTTTATTCTCTTCTTCAGGAGCAATTGGTCTTGCTATTTCTCAACTTACCTTTATAAAAACGATTGCATTTTTTAATGGTCATGCTCTGATTTTTTACATCCCTGTTCTGATCTTATTGATTCTCTTACTTTTCTATCCCTTAGATGCAAAAATAGAAACAACTCCTTTTTCTATTAAACAAGCCCTCCAGCTCTTCTTACAACACAAGAGGCTATTACTGCCTTTATATTTAATCCAAATTGCTAATGTAACACTATCAGCAGCTTTTATCTTTTTGCTTCCTGATCTTATGCAAACAAAAGAATGTCATATTTGGCTATGCCAAGGAGGGGCTCATTTTTGTTTTATATTAGGGGGAGCTGTTTGTATGATTATTACGGGTTATCTATGCGATAGGTATAATTGCAAATACGTACTACTAACCGTAATCATAAGTGCGCTATTTTTGTTTTACAGTTTCTTGCTGCAGTCTTCTATTCCCTCTTGGAAAACAGTGATATTTCTCACTTGCTTAGGTGGAATGATTGGAACAATGAATCCTTTAGTTGTATCATGGGCAAATCAATGTTTATCTGAACATCCAAGCACTATTTCTGCTCTATTAATGGGCTCTGCCTGGTGTATTGCAAATTTAGGTCCTACTTGGGCTGGGTTGATTTCTAAAACGGTTTCCATGCAACCCATTATTTCTACCCTATATATTATGAGTTCTTTAATGGTTGTTGCTTTCTTTTTAGTACTTATAACACCGCAAGGATCTACAGTAAAAACAATAGTTGACTAG
- a CDS encoding alpha/beta hydrolase family protein, with the protein MRKKKTNWILYLAAFLLVLWPLSQKIYLSQYFTKVILHPQKTGITTLHFYDVERKRPVVTEIWYPIDPETPSINPLGMWVRCGEARDAVLSNQKQTYPLVVLSHGHGGDRFNIAWLAEVLAANGYIVASMDHYGNTWNNKIPEFYIKTWERPKDVSFVIDQILHNSLFQDRVNQNRIGFSGYSLGATTGLWIAGACVKEIEQSTFQQICNQQLGKTVYLDKLKETDFKQVFQSFHDQRISAFFVMAPALGWMFTEQSLKKIQPPFYIVASKQDEIAPLEQNAKWFAKIMNRVSLKILKGNANHYTFLNRATSVGKRFLHPKFYEDPQGVDRKKIQESLAKEAVLFFNQMPSQ; encoded by the coding sequence ATGCGTAAAAAGAAAACTAACTGGATTCTTTATCTAGCAGCTTTTCTGCTTGTGCTATGGCCTTTAAGTCAAAAAATATACTTAAGTCAATATTTTACTAAGGTTATCCTTCATCCTCAAAAAACAGGGATTACTACCCTGCATTTTTACGATGTAGAGCGCAAACGCCCTGTTGTTACAGAAATATGGTATCCTATTGATCCAGAAACACCATCTATCAATCCTTTAGGTATGTGGGTGCGTTGTGGAGAAGCAAGAGATGCTGTGTTAAGTAATCAAAAACAAACCTATCCTCTGGTTGTTCTCTCGCATGGCCATGGTGGAGATCGTTTTAATATTGCATGGCTTGCTGAAGTATTAGCTGCTAATGGGTATATCGTAGCTTCTATGGATCACTATGGCAATACTTGGAATAATAAAATTCCAGAGTTCTATATTAAAACTTGGGAAAGGCCTAAAGATGTCTCTTTTGTTATCGATCAAATTTTACATAATAGTTTATTTCAAGATCGTGTTAACCAAAATCGGATTGGATTTAGTGGGTATTCATTAGGTGCAACCACAGGTTTATGGATAGCTGGAGCTTGTGTAAAGGAAATTGAGCAAAGCACATTTCAACAAATCTGTAACCAACAATTAGGTAAAACTGTTTACCTAGATAAGCTAAAGGAAACGGATTTTAAGCAAGTATTCCAATCTTTCCATGATCAACGCATCTCTGCTTTTTTTGTAATGGCCCCTGCTTTAGGATGGATGTTTACAGAGCAAAGTTTAAAAAAGATTCAACCTCCATTTTATATCGTAGCATCAAAACAAGATGAAATTGCACCTCTAGAACAGAATGCAAAGTGGTTTGCTAAAATCATGAACCGCGTGTCGCTCAAAATTCTTAAAGGAAATGCTAATCACTATACTTTTCTCAATAGAGCCACAAGTGTTGGTAAGCGGTTTTTACATCCTAAATTCTATGAAGACCCTCAAGGAGTAGATCGCAAAAAAATCCAAGAAAGCCTTGCTAAAGAAGCCGTTCTATTTTTTAATCAAATGCCTTCTCAGTAA
- a CDS encoding transposase — MSSRIKVHYLPPYSPNLNPIERLWKILKEKTVYNRYYETSVTFFQAIRGFFLEEIPKITDILKCRINDKFQVVDLNPIKLAV, encoded by the coding sequence ATGTCTTCTAGGATTAAAGTGCACTATCTCCCTCCTTATTCGCCGAATTTGAATCCTATTGAACGCTTGTGGAAGATCTTAAAGGAAAAGACGGTATACAATCGATATTACGAAACGTCGGTGACTTTTTTTCAGGCAATTAGAGGATTCTTCTTAGAAGAGATACCGAAAATAACAGATATTTTGAAATGTAGGATAAACGACAAGTTTCAAGTCGTTGACTTAAATCCCATTAAGCTAGCCGTTTGA
- a CDS encoding IS30 family transposase produces the protein MGTSIDIKQRPCIVEKKTRLGDWELDTVIGAGHKGVIVSMVERTSKLTKLAKVSHKTAEEVSQALIEQLKPIKDFVHTLTADNGKEFAYHQMVSFELETDFYFATPYHSWERGLNEHTNGLVRQYFPKTQSFLDTTSKDIERVETLLNNRPRKALNFETPLEVFTRLSTNMLCSGAQ, from the coding sequence ATCGGCACTAGTATAGATATTAAGCAACGGCCTTGTATTGTAGAAAAAAAGACTCGTTTAGGAGACTGGGAACTAGATACAGTCATAGGGGCAGGACATAAAGGCGTAATTGTATCAATGGTAGAAAGAACTTCCAAGCTAACTAAGCTCGCCAAAGTTTCTCATAAAACTGCAGAGGAAGTAAGTCAAGCGTTAATTGAACAACTTAAACCTATCAAAGATTTTGTACACACATTAACAGCAGACAACGGAAAAGAATTTGCCTATCACCAAATGGTTAGTTTCGAGCTAGAGACAGACTTCTACTTTGCAACGCCCTACCATTCTTGGGAAAGAGGCTTAAATGAGCATACAAACGGACTAGTTAGGCAATATTTTCCTAAAACACAAAGCTTTTTAGATACGACTTCCAAGGATATAGAAAGGGTGGAAACTTTACTAAATAACAGACCTAGAAAGGCTCTCAACTTCGAAACTCCACTAGAAGTGTTTACGAGATTATCTACAAACATGCTATGCTCGGGTGCACAATAG
- a CDS encoding UvrB/UvrC motif-containing protein — MAERPIECIHCKKPIAVTYKEILDTSVTCNEMCATCPILEQKLHGYSNKAAFHESHAETGMCCGSCRTTLESIKMGNPLGCSECYAIFADILVTELTSMGKIPLQMLKVTKNCKNQTLHLGKSPNKSAKIPSSNRLVALNEALNDALKKENYEQAAWLRDQINTLIGKNNSDGKI, encoded by the coding sequence ATGGCTGAAAGACCTATTGAATGTATTCACTGTAAAAAACCTATTGCTGTAACCTATAAAGAAATACTTGATACTTCGGTTACGTGTAATGAGATGTGTGCTACTTGTCCTATTTTAGAACAAAAATTACATGGTTATTCCAACAAGGCAGCCTTTCATGAAAGCCATGCAGAAACTGGAATGTGTTGTGGGAGCTGCCGCACCACTTTAGAGTCTATTAAAATGGGAAACCCTCTAGGATGTAGCGAATGTTATGCAATTTTTGCAGATATCTTAGTTACAGAATTAACTTCTATGGGAAAAATCCCTTTACAAATGCTAAAAGTAACCAAAAACTGTAAAAATCAAACTTTGCACTTAGGGAAGTCTCCTAACAAATCAGCTAAAATCCCCTCTTCTAACCGCCTTGTTGCTTTAAACGAAGCATTAAACGATGCTTTGAAAAAAGAAAATTATGAACAAGCAGCCTGGCTTCGCGATCAAATTAATACCCTAATTGGAAAAAACAACTCTGATGGAAAAATCTAA
- a CDS encoding CPBP family intramembrane glutamic endopeptidase: protein MKKTTNPSIRFLLFGTAVFISISLFMHFLPGFANWKIVSDLTISNSSYPLTLWLNFDKPFIGLFVLVYLLPLIESKKNLWGLIKKAAPLLTLMILILTAISYYLKAITFDPKIPSVFLIWVIQNLTFVSIPEEAFFRGFFQQELDQAFGSKPLGTGCSIIITSILFALLHIGWSPNFVAIVLTFCASLFYGVIYRWTQAIEASIFCHFGFSIFHFLFFSYPFAIQPGF from the coding sequence TTGAAAAAAACCACGAATCCTTCCATTCGCTTTTTACTGTTTGGTACTGCTGTTTTTATTTCTATCTCTTTATTTATGCATTTCTTACCAGGTTTTGCTAATTGGAAAATTGTTTCTGATTTGACGATTAGCAACAGCTCTTATCCATTAACCTTATGGCTAAATTTTGATAAGCCCTTTATTGGTCTTTTTGTGCTCGTTTACCTATTGCCTTTAATCGAATCTAAAAAAAATCTTTGGGGATTGATAAAAAAAGCTGCACCGTTATTAACACTAATGATCTTAATTTTAACTGCTATTTCTTATTATTTAAAAGCTATTACCTTTGATCCTAAAATACCATCTGTTTTTTTGATTTGGGTTATTCAGAACTTGACTTTTGTCTCTATTCCAGAAGAGGCATTTTTTCGTGGGTTTTTTCAACAAGAATTAGATCAAGCATTTGGATCAAAACCATTAGGCACAGGCTGTAGCATTATCATTACCTCTATTTTATTTGCTCTTCTACACATTGGGTGGTCTCCCAACTTCGTTGCAATAGTGCTTACTTTCTGTGCAAGTCTTTTCTACGGAGTAATTTATCGTTGGACTCAAGCAATTGAAGCGAGTATTTTCTGTCATTTTGGCTTTAGTATATTTCATTTTCTATTCTTCAGCTATCCTTTTGCAATACAGCCTGGATTTTAA